Proteins from one Bombus affinis isolate iyBomAffi1 chromosome 1, iyBomAffi1.2, whole genome shotgun sequence genomic window:
- the LOC126917346 gene encoding syntaxin-6 isoform X2: MTLENPFFVVKDEVCKALNKNRGLYGRWTELQDVIVTSSTVSGGIPISRDELEWTTTELRKALRSIEWDLDDLEDTICIVEKNPTKFKIDNKELTVQRSFIEQTREEVKTMKDKMNLSRGRDRDNTARQPLLDNSPARVPVNHGTTKYSKLENEIDSPNRQFLGDTLQQQNDMMRQQDEQLDMIGESIGTLKTVSRQINTELDEQAVMLDEFGNELEVTDSKLDATMKKMAKVLHMSNDRRQWVAIGVLTAILVFLIILFIIK; the protein is encoded by the exons ATGACGCTGGAGAATCCGTTCTTTGTCGTCAAGGA CGAAGTTTGCAAGGCCTTAAATAAAAACCGCGGTTTATACGGGCGCTGGACGGAATTGCAAGATGTTATTGTCACGAGCTCTACCGTGAGTGGGGGAATCCCAATCTCACGTGACGAATTAGAGTGGACTACTACCGAATTACGAAAAGCTTTACGCTCAATAGAATGGGATCTCGATGATCTAGAAGACACGATCT GTATTGTAGAAAAAAATCCGACAAAGTTTAAGATAGATAACAAGGAATTAACGGTTCAACGAAGTTTTATCGAACAAACGCGAGAAGAAGTTAAG ACTATGAAGGATAAAATGAATTTAAGTAGGGGTCGAGATCGCGATAATACAGCCAGACAG CCACTCTTAGATAATAGTCCTGCTCGAGTTCCTGTCAATCATGGTACAACAAAGTACAGTAAATTGGAAAATGAAATTGATAGTCCAAATAGGCAATTTTTGGGAGACACGTTACAACAACAAAATGACATGATGAGGCAACAAGATGAACAATTAGACATGATAGGTGAAAGCATTGGAACGCTTAAAACAGTATCCAGACAAATTAATACTGAATTAGATGAACAAGCAGT TATGTTAGATGAATTCGGTAATGAGCTAGAGGTGACTGATTCTAAACTTGATGCAACAATGAAAAAAATGGCCAAAGTTCTTCATATGAGTAAtg ATCGGAGACAATGGGTAGCCATTGGAGTGTTGACTGCTATATTGGTGtttctaataattttatttataattaagtgA
- the LOC126915940 gene encoding gamma-soluble NSF attachment protein-like has protein sequence MSKIEEGNAHIRQAEKSLKTSLLKWRPDFEVAADEYTSAATCFKIAKSYQQCKECLMKAADCYKENRSWFHAAKSIEHAVLICKEMGNLAEAPKLAHSACSLYQMHGSPDAGAAVLDKAGKMIEATQPQEALELFKRAANIVMAEDSPRQAAEYMSKVARLLVKLQMYDEAADAIRREIGMHQQIDHAPSVGRLTVALVLVQLARADQVAAEKAFKEWGNYCEAPEVNTLEMLLQAYDNEDADAARAALNNPFIKHMDVEYAKLARSIPLPQQQYAIPPPGIRANAAESYTSPNASKLVEETTTEVQNMSIKESKDTTTTSTEDTIEKEEAQAAPSKNKGNEEEDDEEYEGLC, from the exons ATGTCAAAAATCGAAGAAGGAAATGCTCATATACGACAAGCTGAGAAAAG CTTAAAAACATCACTGTTAAAATGGAGACCTGATTTCGAAGTTGCGGCCGATGAATATACAAGTGCag CAACTTGCTTTAAAATAGCGAAATCTTATCAACAATGTAAAGAATGCTTAATGAAAGCTGCTGATTGTTATAAAGAAAATAGATC ATGGTTTCATGCTGCAAA GAGTATTGAACACGCTGTATTAATTTGCAAAGAAATGGGAAATCTTGCAGAAGCACCAAAACTAGCACATAGTGCTTGTTCTTTGTATCAAATGCATGGGTCACCTGATGCAGGTGCAGCTGTACTTGATAAAGCAGGCAAAATGATAGAGGCTACTCAACCACAAGAAGCACTAGAATTATTTAAACGAGCTGCTAATATTGTTATG GCTGAAGATAGTCCACGTCAGGCTGCAGAATACATGAGCAAAGTGGCAAGATTATTAGTAAAACTACAAATGTATGATGAAGCAGCAGATGCAATTCGGAGAGAAATTGGAATGCATCAACAGATAGATCATGCACCCTCTGTTGGTAGATTAACAGTAGCATTAGTGTTAGTACAGTTAGCTCGAGCTGATCAGGTAGCAGCTGAGAAAGCTTTCAAAGAATGGGGAAATTACTGTGAAGCTCCTGAG GTTAATACATTAGAAATGTTACTACAAGCATACGATAATGAAGATGCAGATGCTGCAAGAGCAGCATTAAATAATCCTTTCATTAAACACATGGATGTTGAATATGCTAAACTCGCTAGAAGTATACCTCTACCACAGCAACAATATGCAATACCTCCTCCAGGAATAAGAGCAAATGCAGCAGAATCATATACATCTCCCAATGCCTCAAAATTGGTGGAAGAAACTACTACTGAAGTTCAA AACATGAGTATTAAAGAATCTAAGGATACTACCACAACGTCAACAGAAGATACTATTGAGAAAGAAGAGGCACAAGCAGCACCTTCAAAAAACAAAGGAAATGAAGAAGAAGATGACGAAGAATATGAAGGATTATGTTGA
- the LOC126917346 gene encoding syntaxin-6 isoform X1: MTLENPFFVVKDEVCKALNKNRGLYGRWTELQDVIVTSSTVSGGIPISRDELEWTTTELRKALRSIEWDLDDLEDTICIVEKNPTKFKIDNKELTVQRSFIEQTREEVKTMKDKMNLSRGRDRDNTARQPLLDNSPARVPVNHGTTKYSKLENEIDSPNRQFLGDTLQQQNDMMRQQDEQLDMIGESIGTLKTVSRQINTELDEQAVMLDEFGNELEVTDSKLDATMKKMAKVLHMSNGNYNNYIPAPTTATSSVSDLASKPSSLSSLSNTITNCFLCSGD, from the exons ATGACGCTGGAGAATCCGTTCTTTGTCGTCAAGGA CGAAGTTTGCAAGGCCTTAAATAAAAACCGCGGTTTATACGGGCGCTGGACGGAATTGCAAGATGTTATTGTCACGAGCTCTACCGTGAGTGGGGGAATCCCAATCTCACGTGACGAATTAGAGTGGACTACTACCGAATTACGAAAAGCTTTACGCTCAATAGAATGGGATCTCGATGATCTAGAAGACACGATCT GTATTGTAGAAAAAAATCCGACAAAGTTTAAGATAGATAACAAGGAATTAACGGTTCAACGAAGTTTTATCGAACAAACGCGAGAAGAAGTTAAG ACTATGAAGGATAAAATGAATTTAAGTAGGGGTCGAGATCGCGATAATACAGCCAGACAG CCACTCTTAGATAATAGTCCTGCTCGAGTTCCTGTCAATCATGGTACAACAAAGTACAGTAAATTGGAAAATGAAATTGATAGTCCAAATAGGCAATTTTTGGGAGACACGTTACAACAACAAAATGACATGATGAGGCAACAAGATGAACAATTAGACATGATAGGTGAAAGCATTGGAACGCTTAAAACAGTATCCAGACAAATTAATACTGAATTAGATGAACAAGCAGT TATGTTAGATGAATTCGGTAATGAGCTAGAGGTGACTGATTCTAAACTTGATGCAACAATGAAAAAAATGGCCAAAGTTCTTCATATGAGTAAtggtaattataataattacattcCTGCTCCTACTACTGCAACATCTAGTGTTTCTGATCTTGCCTCTAAACCTTCTTCTCTATCATCCTTATCAAATACAATAACTAATTGTTTCTTGTGTTCTGGAGattaa
- the LOC126915972 gene encoding DNA polymerase epsilon subunit 3, translating to MAERLEDLNLPNAVVTRIIKEALPEGVTIAKDARTAVAKASSIFILYLTSSANIIAKKGNRKTISGQDVIQAMNDIEFEQFVDPLQESLENFRKAQKEKKDATSKKKLQKKDEDDVIEEEDGGREVMVF from the coding sequence ATGGCAGAAAGGCTTGAAGATCTTAATTTACCAAATGCAGTTGTAACGAGAATTATAAAAGAAGCATTACCAGAAGGAGTTACAATTGCTAAAGATGCTAGAACTGCAGTGGCAAAAGCatcttcaatttttatattgtaTCTGACATCATCTGCAAATATAATAGCTAAGAAAGGAAATCGTAAAACAATAAGCGGTCAGGATGTTATTCAAGCAATGAATGATATAGAATTTGAGCAATTTGTTGACCCACTGCAGGAATCATTAGAGAATTTCCGTAAagcacaaaaagaaaaaaaagatgcaaCATCTAAAAAAAAACTACAGAAAAAGGATGAAGATGATGTTATAGAAGAGGAGGATGGAGGAAGAGAAGTTATGGTTTTTTGA